The following proteins are encoded in a genomic region of Candidatus Methylospira mobilis:
- a CDS encoding DUF2780 domain-containing protein — protein sequence MKPHKTSTRLSSLAIIALCFTPWFVAAAGQTSAQTLPSSVTNTAAQISNAANQVAGGAAAANSALSNLALASTLARQLNITPQQALGGAGSIFSIAKQQLNPTDFSQLSKAVPDINQYLTAAAPLLSSSSNTTALLGSAAGLLGGQGSSLSELATLAGSFQKLGLSPDLIQQFVPIMLQYVQSQGGSTAASLLKNALL from the coding sequence ATGAAACCTCATAAAACGTCTACCCGTCTTTCCTCGCTCGCTATCATCGCGCTATGCTTCACACCCTGGTTTGTTGCCGCTGCGGGGCAAACATCAGCGCAAACGTTGCCATCCTCAGTTACCAACACAGCCGCGCAGATATCAAATGCGGCCAATCAGGTCGCCGGCGGCGCAGCCGCAGCCAATAGCGCGTTATCCAATCTTGCGCTGGCTTCCACACTGGCGCGGCAACTCAACATCACCCCGCAGCAAGCACTGGGAGGAGCGGGATCGATTTTCTCGATTGCCAAGCAACAGCTAAACCCGACGGATTTTTCCCAGCTTAGCAAAGCGGTGCCGGATATCAATCAATACCTGACGGCGGCTGCGCCACTGCTGTCATCCTCCTCGAACACCACAGCGTTGCTGGGTTCCGCCGCCGGTCTACTGGGAGGACAAGGCAGCTCTCTTAGCGAATTGGCTACTCTCGCCGGATCGTTCCAAAAACTGGGACTAAGCCCCGACCTGATACAGCAATTCGTTCCGATCATGCTCCAGTACGTGCAATCCCAGGGCGGCAGCACTGCTGCAAGCCTTCTGAAAAACGCATTGCTTTAA
- a CDS encoding Bax inhibitor-1/YccA family protein — MNRYTTITQTRPGLLESHKVLRNTYALLSMTLLFSAAAAGLSMAFALPHPGILITLVGYFGLLFLTNRFSNSAWGILCVFALTGFMGLTLGPILNVYVHQLGNGTELVMTALGGTGLIFVSLSAYALTTRKDFSFMGGMLMTGVLVAFIIGLVAVFMPEMTSLHLAVSAMFILLMSGMILFQTSEIIHGGETNYIMATVSLYVTIFNLFTSLLQILGILSSDD; from the coding sequence ATGAATCGTTACACTACCATCACTCAAACCCGCCCAGGATTACTGGAATCCCATAAGGTTCTGCGCAATACCTATGCGCTGTTATCGATGACGCTGCTGTTCAGCGCCGCTGCCGCAGGATTGTCGATGGCGTTTGCACTGCCGCACCCCGGAATATTGATTACGCTGGTAGGCTACTTCGGCCTGCTGTTCCTGACCAACCGCTTCAGCAACAGCGCCTGGGGCATATTGTGCGTGTTTGCATTGACCGGTTTCATGGGGCTGACGCTGGGTCCGATATTAAACGTTTACGTTCATCAACTCGGCAACGGCACGGAACTGGTCATGACCGCTCTCGGCGGCACCGGATTGATCTTCGTGAGCCTTTCCGCCTATGCGCTGACCACGCGCAAGGATTTCAGCTTTATGGGCGGCATGCTGATGACCGGCGTGCTGGTAGCCTTTATCATCGGTTTGGTGGCTGTGTTCATGCCTGAAATGACCAGCCTGCATCTGGCGGTATCGGCCATGTTCATACTGCTGATGTCCGGCATGATCCTGTTCCAGACCAGCGAAATCATCCATGGCGGCGAAACCAACTACATCATGGCCACGGTTTCGTTGTATGTGACCATTTTCAATCTGTTCACCAGCTTGCTGCAGATACTTGGCATATTGAGCAGCGACGATTAA